In Chloroflexota bacterium, one DNA window encodes the following:
- a CDS encoding M14 family metallopeptidase — translation MNGPKRPSWRALRAMAVILCTAGLLAISGASASLAAPGDPSLLAERRAASEVTPPAKKPPPEPTAPATSSDEAHESVGNSRVLTHSVAGRPVRVVELGRGPRWVAVIGGIHQGNEANTTVLVHLLLDHFQANPDLIHDGISLAFIPDLNPDGAVAGTRENANGVDLNRNWDANWQRDSYGPSGLVPGGGGTEPFSEPETRALARYLVDRPFVAAIFYHSRGGLVVAGHGDDGSSAELARVIALAAQYLYLTEWTAYPLSGQAADYLANQGIPAVDVELTNYTDPDFTRNLRGLTAALAWAQALDVPAGAERDIPAQISNRCGCKLGVDCADLGQALCLW, via the coding sequence GTGAATGGCCCCAAGCGTCCGAGCTGGCGCGCCCTCCGGGCGATGGCGGTGATCCTGTGCACGGCGGGCCTGCTGGCGATCAGCGGGGCCTCCGCAAGCCTTGCCGCGCCCGGCGATCCTTCGCTGCTAGCCGAACGCCGGGCCGCGTCGGAGGTCACGCCGCCAGCCAAGAAGCCGCCGCCAGAGCCAACTGCTCCGGCCACCTCGTCCGATGAGGCGCACGAATCGGTCGGCAACTCCCGCGTGTTGACGCACTCGGTGGCGGGACGCCCTGTCCGAGTCGTGGAACTGGGCCGCGGACCGCGCTGGGTCGCCGTCATTGGCGGCATCCACCAGGGCAACGAGGCAAACACAACAGTCCTCGTCCACCTGCTGCTCGACCACTTTCAGGCCAATCCTGACCTGATCCACGACGGTATTAGCCTAGCGTTCATTCCCGATCTCAACCCCGACGGAGCCGTCGCGGGCACGCGCGAGAACGCGAACGGCGTCGATCTCAATCGCAACTGGGATGCGAACTGGCAGCGCGACAGCTATGGGCCGTCCGGGCTCGTTCCCGGAGGAGGAGGCACGGAGCCGTTCTCGGAGCCGGAGACTCGCGCCCTCGCGCGCTATCTGGTCGACCGGCCGTTCGTCGCGGCGATCTTCTATCACAGTCGGGGCGGCCTGGTGGTGGCCGGCCATGGCGACGACGGCAGCTCGGCTGAACTTGCACGAGTAATTGCCTTAGCCGCGCAATATCTCTATCTCACGGAATGGACGGCCTATCCCCTCAGCGGCCAGGCCGCCGACTACCTCGCGAATCAAGGCATTCCCGCCGTGGACGTGGAGTTGACCAACTACACCGACCCGGACTTTACACGCAATCTGCGAGGGCTGACCGCGGCCCTGGCGTGGGCGCAGGCGCTCGACGTTCCTGCAGGCGCCGAGCGGGATATCCCAGCGCAGATATCCAATCGCTGTGGGTGCAAGCTGGGCGTTGACTGCGCGGACTTGGGGCAGGCGCTGTGCTTGTGGTGA
- a CDS encoding ATP-binding cassette domain-containing protein, with the protein MSFDVAEGEIVGLLGPNGAGKSTTVKILAGVLYPTSGDARVLGLDPFKRRIDNARNIGVLFGQRSHLLWDLPPIDAYALLRKVYGLSQADYEARLRELSDLLGLDELMRQSVRTLSLGQRMRCELAAAFLHRPRVVYLDEPTIGLDIEGKHAIREFIRSISQEHQTAIILTTHDLTDIQELCERVLVLNEGALIYDGSLEHLLNRHASTRSIQAELADGSADATRARLAQRWPGAAIVVEGTRLRVSGIGAAEDIVSAVSLIMATARLRSITVLDPPIEDVILSVYQHGVD; encoded by the coding sequence GTGTCATTCGATGTGGCCGAGGGCGAGATCGTCGGCTTGCTCGGACCCAACGGCGCGGGTAAGTCGACCACGGTCAAGATCCTGGCCGGCGTGCTCTACCCCACATCCGGCGACGCCCGCGTGCTGGGACTCGACCCCTTCAAGCGCCGCATCGACAACGCACGCAACATCGGCGTGCTTTTCGGGCAGCGGTCGCACCTGCTGTGGGACCTGCCGCCCATCGACGCCTATGCGCTGCTGCGCAAGGTCTACGGCTTGAGCCAGGCGGACTACGAGGCGCGGCTGCGGGAGCTGTCCGATCTGCTGGGGCTCGACGAGCTGATGCGCCAGTCGGTGCGGACGCTGAGTCTCGGCCAGCGCATGCGCTGCGAGTTGGCGGCGGCGTTTCTGCACCGTCCTCGCGTCGTCTACCTGGACGAGCCGACGATTGGCCTCGACATCGAGGGCAAGCACGCAATCCGCGAGTTCATCCGATCCATCAGCCAGGAGCACCAAACCGCCATCATCCTCACCACCCACGACCTCACGGACATCCAGGAGCTCTGCGAGCGGGTACTTGTGCTCAACGAGGGCGCGCTCATCTATGACGGGTCGCTGGAGCACCTGCTGAACCGACACGCCTCAACGCGCTCGATTCAGGCCGAGCTGGCCGACGGCTCGGCGGATGCGACGCGCGCCAGGCTGGCGCAGCGCTGGCCGGGCGCCGCCATCGTGGTCGAAGGCACGCGCCTGCGAGTGTCGGGGATCGGAGCCGCCGAAGACATCGTGAGCGCCGTAAGCCTCATCATGGCGACTGCGCGGCTGCGAAGCATTACGGTGCTCGATCCGCCGATCGAGGACGTGATCCTCAGCGTCTACCAGCACGGCGTGGACTAG
- a CDS encoding ABC-2 family transporter protein encodes MRWAWIYVEGLRLTLKRLAQYRVDALSMILGDLGYRVIRLLVVGLLFAVTPQLGQWGPWEITLMWATAMLAESVGNLLFVFPTVIDRYFHEGDLDYVRVRPAPIVLWANTVATQPRYVSLVVVMLSVAIVSAANTGILGSAGQMGLLAVALLSTGLVFIGMRLMLFCLAAWFTRSRVLSHGIAAFTDHSRYPIDVMDQPLRGVLTAIPLAFTVFYPAAFALRPDQYLMPGILGLPVAAAMMVGGLVMLRFAFRKYQSVGTPEMWGAS; translated from the coding sequence ATGCGCTGGGCCTGGATCTATGTCGAGGGTCTGCGGCTGACGCTCAAGCGGCTGGCGCAATACCGCGTGGACGCCCTCTCGATGATCCTGGGCGATCTGGGATACCGGGTCATACGGCTGCTGGTCGTCGGCTTGCTGTTCGCGGTCACGCCGCAATTGGGTCAGTGGGGGCCGTGGGAGATCACGCTCATGTGGGCCACGGCCATGCTGGCCGAGAGCGTCGGGAACCTGCTCTTCGTCTTTCCGACGGTTATTGACCGCTACTTCCACGAAGGTGATCTCGACTACGTCCGAGTCCGACCGGCCCCGATCGTGCTGTGGGCCAATACGGTGGCGACCCAACCGCGCTATGTCAGCTTGGTCGTCGTGATGCTCAGCGTTGCGATCGTGTCCGCGGCGAACACAGGGATTCTGGGAAGCGCGGGACAGATGGGGCTGCTGGCAGTCGCCCTCTTGAGCACGGGGCTGGTGTTCATCGGCATGCGGCTGATGCTCTTCTGCCTGGCGGCCTGGTTCACGCGGTCGCGCGTGCTGTCGCACGGGATCGCCGCCTTCACCGATCACTCGCGGTACCCCATCGACGTCATGGACCAGCCACTCCGAGGCGTACTGACGGCTATTCCGCTGGCGTTCACGGTCTTCTATCCCGCCGCGTTCGCTCTGCGGCCGGACCAATACCTGATGCCCGGCATTCTGGGGCTTCCGGTGGCGGCAGCCATGATGGTCGGAGGTCTCGTGATGCTCCGGTTCGCCTTCCGCAAGTATCAGTCCGTCGGCACCCCGGAGATGTGGGGAGCTTCCTAG
- a CDS encoding ABC-2 family transporter protein, translating to MQALTLPIAVGWSYVKVSLARRIGFFMSLAITLLTTWILVGLWAAIRQNSVEAQAEFTAAELATYIVVAQVVSLARMSHANRQFFYQALRHVHTGEIAMDLVRPIDNQVLRYSQWLGVFAVDALMVAVPTWLIFRLTGIVGDPHSGVQAGLFAVSVALGWLVAAGFHYVLAALTLVITQTPGVNLLRVALQEVLGGGFIPLALMPGWLATAAVVFPFHAMVSSPTLIYIGHLQGLDALAALGIQAAWGLGLIVSGRLLWMQLVRRVLVQGG from the coding sequence ATGCAAGCACTGACTCTCCCCATCGCCGTCGGGTGGTCCTACGTCAAGGTCAGTCTGGCGCGTCGCATCGGGTTCTTCATGAGCCTGGCAATCACCCTGCTCACCACCTGGATTCTGGTCGGCTTGTGGGCCGCAATCCGCCAGAATTCGGTTGAGGCGCAAGCCGAGTTCACGGCGGCGGAGCTGGCCACCTACATCGTCGTCGCCCAGGTCGTGAGCCTGGCGCGGATGAGCCATGCGAATCGGCAGTTCTTCTACCAGGCCCTGCGCCACGTGCACACCGGCGAGATCGCCATGGACCTGGTGCGTCCCATCGACAACCAGGTCTTGCGCTACTCGCAATGGCTGGGCGTGTTCGCGGTGGATGCGCTGATGGTGGCCGTCCCGACGTGGCTGATCTTCCGCCTCACCGGCATCGTCGGCGATCCGCATTCCGGCGTGCAGGCGGGGCTGTTTGCCGTGAGCGTGGCGCTGGGCTGGTTGGTGGCGGCGGGCTTCCACTACGTGCTAGCCGCCCTGACGTTGGTGATTACCCAGACGCCAGGCGTCAACCTGCTGCGCGTGGCGCTGCAGGAAGTGCTGGGAGGCGGCTTCATCCCGCTGGCGCTGATGCCGGGCTGGCTGGCAACGGCGGCGGTCGTCTTTCCGTTTCACGCGATGGTGTCCTCCCCGACGCTGATCTACATCGGTCATCTGCAAGGCCTTGACGCGCTGGCAGCCCTGGGCATTCAGGCAGCCTGGGGCCTTGGCCTGATCGTGAGCGGTCGCCTGCTCTGGATGCAGCTCGTTCGCCGAGTGCTGGTCCAGGGAGGCTGA
- a CDS encoding ferritin, whose product MPMNDDLADALNAQITHEFNASYIYLGIAAYFESLDLDGFAGWMRAQSTEEWDHGMRIFNHLAARDVPITLSALLKPKTGYESTQAAVAAALAYEQGNTRAVNALYGRSVECGDYQAKSLMDWFVNEQIEEEDTLRTLLSQLKIAGGDGAGLLILDRELGARQGASPEAGDMEGDSAL is encoded by the coding sequence ATGCCGATGAATGACGACTTGGCCGATGCGCTCAATGCCCAGATCACCCACGAATTCAACGCCTCCTACATCTACCTGGGGATAGCGGCCTACTTCGAGTCCCTGGACCTCGACGGCTTCGCCGGCTGGATGCGGGCGCAAAGCACTGAGGAATGGGACCACGGCATGCGCATCTTCAATCATCTGGCCGCCCGCGACGTCCCGATCACGTTGTCGGCGCTGCTCAAGCCCAAGACTGGCTATGAGAGCACCCAAGCGGCCGTCGCGGCCGCGCTCGCCTACGAGCAGGGCAACACCCGCGCGGTCAACGCGCTCTACGGCAGGTCAGTTGAATGCGGCGACTACCAGGCGAAGTCGCTGATGGACTGGTTCGTCAACGAGCAGATCGAGGAGGAGGACACCCTGCGCACGCTCCTCAGCCAGCTCAAGATCGCGGGCGGTGACGGCGCGGGCCTGCTCATCCTCGATCGCGAGCTCGGCGCGCGGCAAGGGGCGTCGCCGGAGGCCGGGGACATGGAGGGCGATTCAGCGCTATAG
- a CDS encoding phytanoyl-CoA dioxygenase family protein, which translates to MTITPSVPQVEPPPEREITAAPSVPQVPPLTEEQIAQFKRDGFLVLPGALDPELCRQARDDMWEAIGTYLPRMKRDDPSTWTPITDEEQTNFPVAYHGGQPYFGGGGTRYYVRNGTKEFMLDLGPRALWTVAEQLLGEGTVVWPAGRDESGSTSGPCLMSDESMEVLYGQDLDSWPSLPTFQTQTLRLPQQGLELLTGQGTRGLYCTLPNSPDPGPNWRGAHSDGSSYGRFRLNFAAYIDDLPPASGGFTVWPGSHTRIWEHHWKTFHAGETHVGRRHHSRKLGGHERLADPIVEAVKADTEAVDTNGPTGSVVLWHHKILHVPGQNTSNDVIRQATIYGFMKSPEALSDEMAMTDAGGDIWRDWSDDVRAIEAAS; encoded by the coding sequence GTGACCATCACCCCGAGCGTGCCGCAGGTGGAGCCGCCCCCGGAACGGGAAATCACGGCCGCCCCGAGCGTGCCGCAGGTGCCGCCGCTGACCGAAGAACAGATCGCTCAGTTCAAGCGCGACGGCTTTCTCGTGCTGCCGGGGGCGCTCGATCCCGAGCTCTGCCGCCAAGCGCGGGACGACATGTGGGAGGCGATCGGGACCTACCTCCCACGCATGAAGCGCGACGACCCTTCCACGTGGACGCCGATCACCGACGAGGAACAGACCAACTTTCCGGTCGCCTATCACGGCGGGCAGCCCTATTTCGGCGGCGGCGGAACGCGGTACTACGTGCGCAACGGCACCAAGGAGTTCATGCTCGACCTCGGCCCGCGGGCGCTATGGACCGTGGCGGAGCAGCTCCTGGGCGAGGGCACCGTGGTGTGGCCGGCCGGGCGCGACGAGTCCGGGTCCACCAGTGGCCCCTGCCTGATGAGCGACGAGTCGATGGAGGTGCTGTACGGCCAGGACCTGGACTCCTGGCCCTCGCTGCCGACGTTCCAGACGCAAACCCTGCGGCTGCCGCAGCAGGGGCTCGAACTCCTCACCGGGCAGGGCACGCGCGGCCTCTATTGCACGCTGCCCAACAGCCCGGACCCGGGCCCCAACTGGCGCGGCGCGCATTCCGATGGCTCGTCATATGGCCGCTTCCGGCTCAACTTCGCGGCCTACATTGACGACCTGCCGCCCGCATCCGGCGGATTCACCGTGTGGCCGGGCAGCCATACGCGGATTTGGGAGCATCACTGGAAGACGTTTCACGCCGGTGAAACACACGTTGGACGGCGCCACCACTCGCGCAAGCTGGGTGGCCACGAGCGCCTGGCCGATCCCATCGTTGAGGCCGTGAAGGCCGACACCGAGGCGGTCGACACAAACGGCCCGACCGGCTCAGTGGTGCTGTGGCACCACAAGATCCTGCACGTTCCCGGCCAGAACACCTCCAACGACGTGATCCGCCAGGCCACGATCTATGGATTCATGAAGTCGCCCGAGGCCCTCTCCGACGAGATGGCGATGACCGACGCGGGCGGGGACATCTGGCGCGATTGGTCGGACGACGTGCGAGCAATCGAGGCGGCGAGCTAA
- a CDS encoding NUDIX domain-containing protein: MRRFALIVVATLVGTAVSLSVASADQDGTILDYSAVLDACTPAWEPDDSRIVTWDGRTLHGEPDDVRDLFYRVWGDDDLDAGRHLRRWRWEWECLHPEPSTDGLRQRATVVVIRDGRLLAVTDETGIFSLPGGGIEPGEQPQAAAIRELREETGLTATRAEFRFTWDSSRNRHHVFLVEADGEVQLGPDISDFRWLHPNDRVASHPHVAAILARLGDLT; the protein is encoded by the coding sequence GTGAGACGCTTTGCACTCATCGTCGTGGCCACACTGGTCGGCACGGCTGTTTCCCTTTCGGTGGCATCTGCCGACCAGGACGGCACGATTCTCGACTATTCAGCGGTGCTCGATGCGTGCACCCCGGCGTGGGAGCCCGACGATTCCCGCATCGTGACTTGGGACGGGCGAACGCTCCATGGGGAGCCCGATGACGTCCGCGACCTTTTCTACCGTGTCTGGGGTGATGACGATCTCGATGCCGGGCGGCACCTGCGGCGCTGGCGTTGGGAGTGGGAGTGCCTGCATCCGGAACCCTCGACTGATGGACTCCGCCAACGGGCGACCGTGGTCGTGATTCGAGACGGACGACTGCTCGCGGTCACCGACGAGACCGGGATCTTTTCGCTGCCTGGCGGCGGCATCGAGCCAGGCGAGCAGCCACAAGCGGCAGCGATTCGGGAGCTGCGTGAGGAGACTGGCTTGACGGCGACGCGAGCCGAGTTTCGGTTCACGTGGGACAGCTCGAGAAACAGGCACCACGTCTTCCTCGTCGAAGCGGACGGCGAGGTGCAGCTTGGTCCCGATATCAGCGACTTCCGGTGGCTGCATCCGAATGATCGTGTGGCGAGCCACCCGCATGTCGCCGCGATTCTGGCGCGGCTCGGCGACCTGACCTAG
- a CDS encoding NUDIX hydrolase yields the protein MTRPLRPRATAVVVRDGRVLLVSLVGDPAGIFMLPGGGVEPGERPEAAAVRELHEETGLAATRTEFMFSWDSGTNRHMIFLVEADGDVEIGAEVIDFRWWDGRECLPTYPHVGVVLERLGLRSVCQRQEPGGGRSGAPQ from the coding sequence ATGACTCGTCCACTCCGCCCGCGGGCCACAGCGGTTGTGGTCCGCGACGGCCGGGTGCTGCTGGTCAGCCTGGTCGGCGACCCGGCCGGAATCTTCATGCTGCCGGGCGGCGGCGTCGAGCCCGGCGAGCGGCCCGAGGCGGCCGCCGTCAGGGAATTGCACGAGGAGACGGGCCTCGCCGCAACCCGAACGGAATTCATGTTCTCGTGGGACAGCGGCACCAACCGGCACATGATTTTCCTCGTCGAGGCGGACGGCGACGTCGAGATCGGCGCCGAGGTCATCGACTTCCGCTGGTGGGATGGGCGGGAGTGCCTGCCGACCTACCCGCACGTTGGCGTGGTGCTCGAGCGCCTGGGCTTGCGGTCCGTCTGCCAGCGACAGGAGCCAGGCGGTGGGCGGTCAGGCGCCCCGCAATAG
- a CDS encoding dihydrodipicolinate synthase family protein — translation MTSISGVVPIVPTPFVPGSEEVDAAALRGLVDFAVEAEAAAICLPAYGSEFYKLTEPERLEVVEVAVDQAGGRLPVMAQCNHGSAQGAAQLARQNADIGAEVISFALPRQFPLTDGDQFNYARAVCDAVGTPVLIQDWNPSGSSVGAEFCAELADACPNFRYIKLEEPRMGPKVRAIIAATGGRVEVFEGWGGLYMLELVPTGIVGIMPGLALTDQLARAWRLAVAGQAAEALAAFEPLVPWLAFGLSDMEFFNALEKRLLVARGLLQHATLRNPTVTIDADSLAYADFLIEQLLRGA, via the coding sequence ATGACTTCAATCTCGGGCGTCGTCCCAATCGTCCCGACACCGTTCGTCCCAGGGTCCGAAGAGGTTGACGCGGCCGCCCTGCGCGGCCTGGTCGATTTCGCGGTTGAGGCCGAGGCCGCCGCGATCTGTCTGCCGGCCTACGGCAGCGAGTTCTACAAGCTCACGGAACCGGAGCGGCTCGAAGTCGTCGAGGTGGCCGTGGACCAGGCCGGCGGACGCCTGCCGGTGATGGCGCAGTGCAATCACGGCTCGGCCCAGGGCGCGGCCCAACTCGCCCGCCAAAACGCCGACATCGGAGCCGAGGTCATCTCCTTCGCGCTGCCGCGCCAGTTTCCGCTGACCGACGGCGACCAGTTCAACTACGCGCGCGCCGTCTGCGACGCGGTCGGCACGCCCGTGCTGATCCAGGACTGGAACCCCAGCGGCAGCTCCGTCGGCGCCGAGTTCTGCGCCGAGCTGGCCGACGCCTGCCCCAACTTCCGCTACATCAAGCTGGAAGAGCCGCGCATGGGCCCCAAGGTGCGCGCCATCATCGCGGCCACCGGCGGCCGCGTGGAGGTGTTCGAGGGCTGGGGCGGGCTCTACATGCTGGAGCTGGTGCCGACCGGGATCGTCGGGATCATGCCGGGCCTAGCACTCACCGACCAGCTGGCGCGCGCGTGGCGGCTGGCGGTTGCCGGCCAGGCGGCGGAGGCGCTGGCGGCGTTTGAGCCGCTCGTGCCGTGGCTGGCCTTCGGCCTCTCCGACATGGAATTCTTCAACGCCCTCGAAAAGCGCCTGCTGGTCGCCCGCGGCCTGCTCCAGCACGCCACCCTGCGCAACCCCACCGTCACCATAGACGCCGACTCCCTGGCCTACGCGGACTTTCTGATCGAGCAGCTATTGCGGGGCGCCTGA
- a CDS encoding hydantoinase B/oxoprolinase family protein produces the protein MQDTSAKRSVADLNIDDPVQLEVTRNYLIGTCEEMGAAMLRTSYSTMFNEARDFSCVVFDAAGQMIAQGDFCPAHIGAIVHTVEWAIKEVGPDNMHPGDVILHNDPYRGGCHMPEFMTLKPCFYKDEVVAYAANIAHMTDIGGMVPAAFGDTRNIFQEGLRLPPIKIYKNDEPVEDIFAIITSNVRTPKVSRGDLMAMVGSTYLAERRIVELIDRLGIDRFNLLSEQIKNVSEVMMRQAIARMPDGAYAAEGLIEDDGVLPDTSYRFAAEVNVRGDEIVVDYTGSDPQSAGAINQSFGTTASATYATIFHMIPDDIPWNHGAYRPIAIVAPPGTVVNVNYPGSCVGGNSDTYPNTMDVLFAAFSQMSDRSQACDGGTSGLLGIYGTNTDTGEPFVLLHIEGMGCGGRIDADGNDAMVTKNGNCLNSPCEVIEVRYPVRIEEYSVIPESTGPGAHRGGFGVRRIWRCLAPITISAHVNRTWFQPWGLKGGEPAGNAALLFKPAGADEWLSAKDLYDRISAGKFSNVELEEGDLIMLCTPGGGGYGAPHERQPELVRQDVADELIDAHAAEQTYGVVLDDAGVIDQDATQAKREEMAHAAT, from the coding sequence GTGCAGGACACATCCGCCAAGCGCAGCGTCGCCGACCTGAACATCGACGATCCGGTCCAGCTCGAGGTCACGCGCAACTACCTGATCGGCACCTGCGAGGAGATGGGCGCGGCCATGCTGCGCACCTCCTACTCGACGATGTTCAACGAGGCGCGCGACTTCTCCTGCGTGGTATTCGACGCCGCCGGCCAAATGATCGCCCAGGGCGACTTTTGCCCGGCCCACATCGGCGCCATCGTGCATACCGTCGAGTGGGCCATCAAGGAAGTCGGCCCGGACAACATGCACCCGGGCGACGTGATCCTCCACAACGATCCCTACCGTGGCGGCTGCCACATGCCGGAATTCATGACGCTGAAGCCCTGCTTCTACAAGGACGAGGTCGTGGCGTACGCCGCGAACATCGCGCACATGACGGATATCGGCGGCATGGTGCCGGCGGCGTTCGGCGACACCCGCAACATCTTCCAAGAAGGTCTGCGGCTGCCCCCGATCAAGATCTACAAGAACGACGAGCCGGTGGAGGACATCTTCGCGATCATCACGTCCAACGTGCGCACGCCCAAGGTCTCGCGCGGCGACCTGATGGCGATGGTGGGCTCGACCTACCTGGCAGAGCGCCGCATCGTCGAGTTGATCGACCGCCTGGGCATCGACCGTTTCAATCTGTTGTCGGAGCAGATCAAGAACGTGTCCGAAGTCATGATGCGGCAGGCGATCGCGCGCATGCCCGACGGCGCCTATGCGGCGGAGGGATTGATCGAGGACGACGGCGTGCTGCCGGACACGTCCTATCGGTTCGCGGCGGAGGTCAACGTGCGCGGGGACGAGATCGTGGTGGACTACACCGGGTCCGATCCCCAGTCCGCCGGCGCGATCAACCAGTCGTTCGGCACGACCGCTTCCGCGACCTACGCCACGATCTTCCACATGATTCCCGACGACATCCCGTGGAACCACGGCGCCTACCGGCCGATCGCCATCGTGGCGCCGCCGGGCACGGTGGTGAACGTCAACTATCCCGGGTCGTGCGTGGGCGGCAACTCCGACACCTACCCCAACACCATGGACGTGCTGTTCGCCGCCTTCTCGCAGATGAGCGACCGCAGCCAGGCCTGCGACGGCGGCACCAGCGGCTTGCTCGGCATCTACGGCACCAACACCGATACCGGCGAGCCGTTCGTCCTGCTGCACATCGAGGGCATGGGCTGCGGCGGACGTATCGACGCCGATGGCAACGACGCGATGGTGACGAAGAACGGCAACTGCCTGAACTCGCCCTGCGAGGTGATCGAGGTCCGCTATCCGGTGCGCATCGAGGAGTACAGCGTCATCCCCGAAAGCACCGGGCCGGGCGCCCACCGCGGCGGCTTTGGCGTCCGGCGCATCTGGCGCTGCCTGGCGCCGATCACCATCAGCGCCCACGTGAACCGCACCTGGTTCCAGCCCTGGGGCCTCAAAGGCGGCGAGCCGGCGGGCAACGCGGCGCTGTTGTTCAAGCCTGCGGGCGCCGACGAATGGCTCTCGGCCAAGGACCTCTATGACCGAATTTCGGCGGGCAAGTTCTCAAACGTCGAGCTCGAAGAAGGCGACCTGATCATGCTCTGCACGCCCGGTGGCGGCGGCTACGGCGCTCCCCATGAGCGGCAGCCCGAGCTGGTGCGCCAAGACGTGGCCGACGAGCTGATCGACGCGCACGCAGCCGAGCAGACCTACGGCGTGGTGCTGGACGACGCGGGCGTGATCGACCAGGACGCCACCCAGGCGAAGCGAGAGGAGATGGCGCATGCCGCAACGTGA